A region from the Fimbriimonadaceae bacterium genome encodes:
- the ruvX gene encoding Holliday junction resolvase RuvX, with the protein MRVVAVDFGSKRIGLAVGDSDLRVASPLETLAASGSLQRDARAIDEVARREEAGALVVGLPLDERGESTAMSRVCAQLAERLEELKWTVHTQDESMSSIQAEAGLVYDKASQRRRRRDAAAACVILERFFDAQGAS; encoded by the coding sequence ATGAGGGTCGTGGCCGTGGATTTCGGTTCGAAGCGCATCGGGCTGGCGGTCGGCGACTCCGACCTGCGCGTGGCCTCACCGCTCGAAACCCTGGCGGCTTCCGGCTCGCTCCAACGCGACGCCCGTGCGATCGACGAAGTGGCGCGGCGCGAGGAGGCCGGGGCGCTGGTCGTGGGCTTGCCGTTGGACGAGCGGGGCGAGTCCACGGCGATGTCGCGGGTCTGCGCGCAGCTCGCCGAGCGTTTGGAAGAGTTGAAGTGGACCGTACACACCCAGGACGAGTCGATGAGCAGCATCCAGGCCGAAGCGGGCCTGGTCTACGACAAGGCGAGCCAGCGGCGCCGGCGCCGGGACGCGGCGGCGGCGTGCGTGATCCTCGAGAGGTTTTTTGATGCCCAAGGCGCGTCGTAA
- a CDS encoding YqeG family HAD IIIA-type phosphatase, with product MSGFPIGDFDRSAVPFLLRRVCPLQSVETLVDVDLDQLHAKGKTLILLDVDNTLLPWRGLEIPATTRAWIAHARQLGFKMCILSNTRHPERLERLAGELDIAFRRGRFKPSTHMYQMALDEFGVEADEAVMIGDQLFTDVLGANRAGIDSVWVRPMTGRDFIGTKVSRMGEFLVRRTFHRALRKEGDLMQNGAVSATSSLMGRPVVRQFIKFCIVGGTSTVIDVGLHYVLMFVLTVNGELLSLAFGRWLLTATGSVAPDAGDATQISFTVFKVVSASVAILNSFIWNRRWTFRIRGKEDRHRQLVKFVAVAVIGMVLNTLIASGLNSVIPGHPKRSWAIATAVATVAVAFWNFMGQKLWTFRAKPQ from the coding sequence GTGAGCGGCTTTCCCATCGGCGATTTCGATCGCTCCGCCGTGCCGTTCCTGCTCCGGCGCGTGTGTCCCCTCCAGTCGGTCGAAACGCTCGTGGACGTGGATCTGGACCAACTTCACGCCAAGGGGAAGACGCTGATTCTGCTCGACGTGGACAACACCCTTCTCCCGTGGCGGGGTCTCGAGATTCCCGCGACCACCCGTGCCTGGATCGCCCACGCGCGACAGTTGGGGTTCAAGATGTGCATCCTGAGCAACACCCGCCACCCCGAGCGGTTGGAGCGTCTCGCGGGAGAGCTGGACATCGCCTTCCGGCGCGGGCGGTTCAAACCCAGCACCCACATGTACCAGATGGCGCTCGACGAGTTCGGGGTCGAGGCGGACGAAGCCGTGATGATCGGCGACCAGCTCTTCACGGACGTGCTGGGTGCGAACCGCGCAGGCATCGACTCCGTGTGGGTGCGCCCGATGACGGGGCGGGACTTCATCGGCACGAAGGTGAGCCGCATGGGCGAGTTCCTGGTGCGCCGGACGTTCCACCGCGCCCTGCGGAAAGAGGGGGATTTGATGCAGAATGGCGCGGTGTCCGCAACCTCCTCGCTGATGGGGCGGCCGGTGGTCCGCCAGTTCATCAAGTTCTGCATCGTGGGTGGAACCTCCACCGTGATCGACGTGGGGTTGCACTACGTGCTGATGTTCGTGCTCACGGTGAACGGCGAGCTGCTCTCGCTCGCGTTCGGCCGCTGGCTCCTCACCGCGACCGGCAGCGTGGCTCCCGACGCGGGCGACGCGACGCAGATCAGCTTCACCGTGTTCAAGGTGGTGTCCGCGAGCGTCGCGATCCTCAACTCCTTCATCTGGAATCGGCGGTGGACCTTCCGCATCCGCGGCAAGGAGGACCGGCACCGGCAGTTGGTGAAGTTCGTGGCCGTGGCCGTGATCGGGATGGTGCTGAACACGCTGATCGCTTCGGGCCTGAACTCGGTGATCCCGGGCCATCCCAAGCGGTCTTGGGCCATCGCGACCGCGGTCGCCACCGTCGCCGTCGCCTTCTGGAACTTCATGGGGCAGAAGCTCTGGACCTTCCGCGCCAAGCCGCAATGA
- a CDS encoding L-threonylcarbamoyladenylate synthase gives MKILAPTPENIALAAAALQRGELVVIPTETVYGLAADATNPDAIRRVYEAKGRPKENPLIVHLAAPDQLNEVGSEVPEIAHQLAERFWPGPLTLVVPKHPDLPLDVTGGLDTVAVRMPDHGVALALLAMANRPVAAPSANQYMHLSPTKIEHIDEGIAKHASLALNGGPCSVGVESTVIDLTCDPPRLLRPGGVSRGDLQAALGGPLSAAPPNGPRRSPGMAERHYAPNAELRLVDLLDDEDAGLCFADPAGPHQIEMPEDPQAYAAALYGALHALDGMAGVICVESPPETPEWEAVWDRLRRASAK, from the coding sequence ATGAAGATCCTGGCCCCGACCCCCGAGAACATCGCGCTGGCCGCCGCCGCTCTCCAGCGAGGCGAGCTGGTGGTGATCCCGACCGAGACCGTCTACGGGCTGGCCGCCGACGCGACCAACCCCGACGCGATCCGACGCGTGTACGAGGCCAAGGGTCGGCCGAAGGAGAACCCTTTGATCGTGCACCTGGCCGCGCCGGACCAGCTCAACGAAGTGGGCAGCGAGGTGCCCGAGATCGCGCACCAGCTCGCGGAGCGCTTCTGGCCCGGCCCGCTCACCCTGGTCGTGCCCAAACACCCGGACCTGCCGCTGGACGTCACCGGTGGATTGGACACGGTGGCGGTGCGCATGCCGGACCACGGGGTCGCGCTCGCGCTGTTGGCGATGGCGAACCGTCCGGTCGCCGCGCCCAGCGCCAACCAGTACATGCACCTTTCGCCGACCAAAATAGAACATATCGACGAAGGGATCGCGAAGCATGCGAGTTTGGCGCTGAACGGGGGCCCTTGCTCGGTGGGCGTGGAGTCCACCGTGATCGACCTCACGTGCGACCCGCCTCGGCTGCTGCGTCCCGGAGGGGTTTCGCGAGGCGATCTCCAAGCGGCGTTGGGCGGACCCCTGAGCGCGGCGCCTCCCAACGGGCCCCGGCGCTCGCCAGGCATGGCCGAGCGCCACTACGCGCCCAACGCGGAGCTGCGGCTCGTGGATTTGTTGGACGACGAGGATGCGGGGCTCTGCTTCGCGGATCCCGCGGGGCCGCACCAGATCGAGATGCCGGAGGACCCCCAAGCCTACGCCGCCGCCCTCTACGGAGCGCTGCACGCCCTGGACGGCATGGCCGGCGTGATCTGCGTGGAGAGTCCCCCCGAAACGCCCGAGTGGGAAGCCGTCTGGGACCGCCTCCGCCGCGCCAGCGCCAAGTAG
- the aroE gene encoding shikimate dehydrogenase produces MSVFEWRDAPDGLAYAVLGDPVGHSWSPAMHNAAFEALGMRERYGAIRVPSGELRAALERLAAQGARGVNITVPLKAEALAWASHPDALAVRVGAANTLDLAAGRATNTDVPGFREALEGLDPLPRSVAVLLGAGGAARAAAVALADAGFELRVFNRTRARAEQMLAELGLDGTVLEEPNARDAGVVVNATSGGLHGDGVAVDWDGLAPGAVAMDLAYGPAAEPFVRAATGRVARVADGKSMLVAQGALSFEWWTGIRAPREVMLRAIP; encoded by the coding sequence ATGAGCGTCTTCGAGTGGCGGGACGCGCCCGATGGGCTGGCGTACGCCGTTCTCGGCGATCCGGTGGGGCACTCCTGGTCGCCCGCGATGCACAACGCGGCGTTCGAGGCGTTGGGGATGCGCGAGCGCTACGGCGCGATCCGCGTGCCGTCCGGGGAGTTGCGGGCAGCCCTGGAACGGCTGGCCGCTCAGGGGGCGCGAGGGGTGAACATCACGGTGCCGCTGAAGGCCGAGGCGTTGGCGTGGGCGTCCCATCCCGATGCGCTCGCCGTGCGCGTCGGCGCGGCGAACACGTTGGACTTGGCGGCGGGAAGGGCGACCAACACCGACGTGCCGGGCTTTAGGGAGGCTTTGGAGGGGCTGGATCCCCTGCCGCGCTCGGTGGCGGTGCTCCTGGGGGCCGGAGGCGCCGCGCGGGCCGCAGCGGTGGCCCTGGCCGACGCGGGCTTCGAGCTGCGCGTGTTCAACCGAACGCGCGCGCGCGCCGAGCAGATGTTGGCGGAGCTGGGGCTGGACGGCACCGTGTTGGAGGAGCCCAACGCCCGGGATGCGGGAGTGGTGGTGAACGCGACCTCGGGCGGGCTGCATGGCGATGGCGTGGCGGTCGATTGGGACGGTCTGGCGCCGGGCGCCGTGGCGATGGACCTCGCCTACGGACCCGCCGCGGAGCCCTTCGTCCGTGCCGCGACGGGGCGGGTCGCTCGCGTGGCCGACGGCAAATCGATGTTGGTGGCCCAGGGGGCGCTCTCTTTTGAGTGGTGGACGGGCATTCGGGCGCCCCGAGAAGTCATGCTTAGAGCGATTCCATGA
- the mltG gene encoding endolytic transglycosylase MltG has product MPKARRKVGRWIVVAALMALAGAALWLQREIEPTAPGPAFYVRIDRATPLERVLADLQAKGAVRNAAAMRFYALLRRKAQDVGTGTFELRPGLRPDPLLAALRKPVRQMVRIPETNWSTRTANILEREGVTTAAQYNEWVAKPEAFEGYVQFPLPKDSLEGYLYPDTYDLPPLLGAEQVVRRQLKNFEKRVWTGLDRPKDLHRVLTVASLVELEVMRDEERPIVAGVIENRLARNMRLQIDATVLFAMKKWQNLTFKQIRETDSPYNTYLHAGLPPGPICSPSVKSIEGALHPAKHNYLYYVALPDGRHLFSATYSEHLKNIQKRKAALAERP; this is encoded by the coding sequence ATGCCCAAGGCGCGTCGTAAGGTCGGACGGTGGATCGTCGTCGCCGCGCTCATGGCGCTCGCGGGCGCCGCGCTGTGGCTCCAGCGAGAGATCGAACCCACCGCCCCCGGCCCCGCCTTCTACGTGCGCATCGATCGCGCCACCCCATTGGAGCGCGTTCTGGCGGACCTGCAGGCCAAGGGGGCGGTGCGCAACGCGGCGGCGATGCGCTTCTACGCCCTGCTGCGCCGCAAGGCGCAGGACGTGGGCACAGGCACCTTCGAGTTGCGGCCGGGCCTGAGGCCGGACCCCCTCCTGGCCGCGCTCCGCAAGCCGGTGCGGCAGATGGTGCGCATACCCGAGACGAACTGGAGCACCCGCACCGCGAACATCCTCGAGCGGGAAGGGGTCACCACCGCCGCCCAGTACAACGAGTGGGTGGCCAAACCCGAGGCGTTCGAGGGGTACGTGCAGTTCCCGCTGCCGAAGGACAGCCTCGAGGGCTACCTGTACCCCGACACCTACGACCTGCCGCCTCTCCTCGGGGCCGAGCAGGTGGTGAGGCGCCAGTTGAAGAACTTTGAGAAGCGGGTGTGGACGGGGCTCGACCGGCCCAAGGACCTGCACCGGGTGCTCACCGTGGCGTCGCTCGTCGAGCTGGAGGTCATGCGCGACGAGGAGCGCCCGATCGTGGCGGGTGTCATCGAGAATCGGCTCGCCCGAAACATGCGTCTCCAGATCGACGCGACCGTGTTGTTTGCGATGAAGAAGTGGCAGAACCTGACGTTCAAGCAGATTCGGGAGACGGACTCGCCCTACAACACGTATCTCCACGCCGGGCTGCCCCCGGGACCGATCTGCTCGCCGAGCGTGAAGAGCATCGAAGGCGCGCTGCACCCCGCGAAGCACAACTACCTCTACTACGTGGCGCTGCCCGACGGCCGCCACCTCTTCTCGGCGACCTACTCGGAACACCTTAAGAACATCCAGAAGCGGAAGGCGGCTCTGGCGGAGCGGCCGTGA
- a CDS encoding amidohydrolase family protein — protein sequence MKYIADFLGPSGFGTYEVDWSTSVPSFERVSRPPELLLVPGFVDIHIHGAFGIDFMSATQADLLTLCRRLEGCGYEAFLPTTVTAPASDVQRAIDQLPDDPLIGGFHLEGPFLSPDFPGAQPPEAIIDPPVAPGEWDAILDHPKLKVVTLAPERPNALDLIRRLTSRDVRVGMGHTNATYDEARHGYEFGATHTTHTFNAMRGFHHREAGAVGYALANRDLMSELIYDRSHVSKEAAALLLSVKPEDNVVAVSDSTMASGMPPGQYIEMWGHRCETTRGEVRLADSGALAGSAITLLDAFRNIADDFGTETAVRLCCLNPRKLLGWKGRARAYIEMSLDYEILDRRIRERV from the coding sequence ATGAAATATATTGCGGACTTTCTCGGGCCGAGCGGCTTTGGGACCTACGAGGTGGACTGGAGCACCAGTGTGCCTTCGTTCGAACGGGTCAGCCGCCCGCCGGAGCTGCTGCTCGTTCCCGGATTCGTCGACATCCACATCCACGGCGCCTTCGGCATCGACTTCATGAGCGCGACGCAGGCCGACCTGCTCACCCTTTGCCGACGCCTCGAAGGGTGCGGCTACGAGGCGTTTCTGCCGACCACGGTCACCGCCCCGGCGTCGGATGTCCAAAGGGCGATCGACCAGCTCCCCGACGATCCGCTGATCGGCGGATTCCACCTCGAGGGCCCGTTCCTGAGCCCAGACTTCCCCGGAGCGCAGCCGCCGGAGGCGATCATCGATCCCCCCGTTGCGCCTGGCGAGTGGGACGCCATTCTCGATCATCCGAAGCTGAAGGTCGTCACCCTCGCTCCGGAGCGCCCGAACGCCCTCGACCTCATCCGGCGCCTGACCTCCCGCGACGTACGCGTGGGCATGGGGCACACCAACGCCACCTACGACGAAGCGCGGCACGGCTACGAGTTCGGCGCGACGCACACGACCCATACGTTCAACGCGATGCGCGGATTCCACCACCGCGAGGCGGGCGCCGTCGGCTACGCGCTCGCCAACCGCGACCTGATGTCCGAACTCATCTACGACCGCAGCCACGTTTCCAAGGAGGCCGCCGCGCTGCTCCTCAGCGTCAAGCCCGAGGACAACGTCGTGGCCGTGAGCGACAGCACGATGGCCAGCGGCATGCCGCCCGGCCAGTACATCGAGATGTGGGGACACCGGTGCGAGACCACCCGTGGCGAGGTCCGCCTCGCCGATTCCGGGGCCTTGGCCGGCAGCGCGATCACCTTGCTCGACGCGTTCCGAAACATCGCGGACGATTTCGGCACCGAAACCGCGGTTCGGCTCTGCTGCCTCAACCCCCGCAAGTTGTTGGGGTGGAAAGGCCGAGCCCGCGCCTATATCGAAATGAGCCTCGACTACGAGATCCTCGATCGGCGCATCAGAGAACGCGTCTAG
- a CDS encoding histidinol phosphatase, whose translation MSPRLEFALDAVVKAGRGTLAHFQIGTPVELKADASPVTVADREAETTVRAMLARAYPGEAILGEEEGASGSGAGRWVLDPIDGTKSFISGVPLFATLLAYEIEGVPQLGACYFPALDEMVHAERGQGAFWNGRPCRVSAQSDLASAVLACGSHKAFDEHGRLDGLIDLAHRTRATRTWGDAFGYALVATGRVEAMIDPIVARWDLAAMEVIVEEAGGRFTDFDGGLHPSTCAVASNGWLHESVLEAFRR comes from the coding sequence ATGTCGCCACGGCTCGAATTCGCCCTGGATGCGGTCGTCAAAGCCGGGCGCGGCACCCTCGCCCACTTTCAAATCGGGACCCCGGTGGAGCTTAAGGCCGACGCGTCGCCGGTGACCGTCGCGGATCGAGAAGCCGAAACCACCGTGCGCGCGATGCTGGCTCGGGCCTATCCGGGAGAGGCGATCCTCGGCGAGGAGGAGGGGGCCTCGGGCTCGGGCGCGGGCCGCTGGGTGCTCGACCCCATCGATGGGACCAAATCCTTCATCAGCGGCGTGCCGCTCTTTGCGACCCTGCTCGCCTACGAGATCGAGGGCGTGCCCCAACTGGGGGCGTGCTACTTTCCCGCGCTCGACGAGATGGTCCATGCGGAGCGCGGCCAAGGCGCGTTCTGGAACGGCCGCCCGTGCCGGGTCTCCGCCCAAAGCGATTTGGCGAGCGCCGTGCTCGCGTGCGGGAGCCACAAGGCCTTCGACGAGCACGGACGCCTGGACGGCCTCATCGACCTCGCGCACCGCACGCGCGCCACGCGCACGTGGGGCGACGCCTTCGGGTACGCGCTCGTGGCCACGGGAAGGGTCGAGGCGATGATCGACCCGATCGTCGCGCGCTGGGATCTGGCCGCGATGGAAGTGATCGTCGAAGAGGCCGGAGGGCGCTTCACCGACTTCGACGGCGGCCTCCACCCGAGCACGTGCGCGGTGGCCTCGAACGGATGGCTCCACGAGTCGGTGCTCGAGGCTTTCCGCAGATGA
- a CDS encoding porin: MNRKLIWLGLAAVAALANAQGTTADPSLDKQQARALLEQRQSEVRELSAGAREVSRKIGELAIKGDVATDKGALDELKKLVAELQEINERLAKVEDAVAGIHDWIDARPTAPKAEDEDAKKLKLSNYLQFQYRDSGEEGKEQSSFNLRRLRMGFGYQADARTSAKVSFDLATGSSQTAAELKDAYITYVASEGAGGPTEFRAGQFDLPMGYEIGRSSSQREFPERSKYNRTLWDGERVRGVQVKHGVGDHTSLVAGLINSLSVKDKESAFASPDGGAQSGYVGVRYETNRTTAGIGYLRGDRPAFTGGGGTSPKVDDRYYLYADVQHNGLLDPNVFVRAEAMVGKDRVPSATGSAGRTANKLGGYHLLVGYNVNARNQIFARYGTFDPDRDTDGDLFKEYGLGYRYFINAATMVTLTHEVMEDPSLSTTRYNVTTLRCQFKF, from the coding sequence ATGAACAGGAAACTCATCTGGTTGGGACTTGCCGCCGTCGCGGCGCTCGCGAACGCGCAGGGAACCACCGCCGATCCGTCCCTTGACAAACAGCAGGCCAGGGCCCTGCTCGAACAGCGCCAGTCGGAAGTCCGAGAACTCTCGGCAGGCGCGAGGGAGGTCTCGAGAAAGATCGGCGAACTGGCGATCAAGGGCGATGTCGCGACCGACAAAGGCGCCTTGGACGAGTTGAAGAAGCTCGTCGCCGAACTTCAGGAGATCAACGAGCGACTGGCCAAGGTCGAAGACGCCGTCGCCGGCATCCACGACTGGATCGATGCCCGTCCGACGGCGCCCAAGGCCGAGGACGAGGATGCGAAGAAGCTCAAGCTTTCGAACTACCTGCAGTTCCAGTACCGGGACAGCGGCGAAGAGGGCAAAGAGCAGAGCTCGTTCAATCTCCGCCGATTGCGCATGGGATTCGGCTACCAAGCCGATGCCCGAACGAGCGCCAAAGTCAGCTTCGACCTCGCCACGGGCAGCTCCCAGACCGCTGCCGAGCTGAAGGACGCGTACATCACCTATGTGGCGAGCGAGGGCGCCGGAGGGCCGACGGAGTTCCGAGCCGGCCAATTCGATCTCCCGATGGGCTACGAGATCGGTCGCTCGTCCAGCCAGCGCGAATTCCCGGAGCGCTCGAAGTACAACCGAACCCTCTGGGACGGCGAGCGCGTGCGCGGCGTGCAGGTCAAGCATGGCGTCGGCGACCACACGTCCCTCGTCGCCGGTCTGATCAACTCCCTGTCGGTCAAGGATAAGGAGTCGGCGTTCGCCAGCCCGGACGGAGGCGCCCAGTCGGGGTACGTGGGAGTCCGGTACGAGACCAACCGCACGACGGCCGGCATCGGATACCTTCGCGGCGATCGTCCCGCGTTCACCGGAGGCGGAGGCACTTCGCCCAAGGTCGATGACCGTTACTACCTTTACGCGGACGTGCAGCACAACGGACTGCTGGATCCCAACGTCTTCGTGCGCGCCGAGGCGATGGTGGGCAAGGATCGGGTGCCGAGTGCGACGGGGAGCGCGGGCCGCACGGCCAACAAACTGGGTGGTTACCACCTCCTTGTGGGCTACAACGTAAACGCCCGAAACCAGATCTTCGCCCGCTATGGGACGTTCGATCCCGATCGCGACACCGACGGCGATCTGTTCAAGGAGTACGGGCTCGGTTATCGGTACTTCATCAACGCGGCGACGATGGTGACCCTCACCCACGAGGTGATGGAGGACCCCTCGCTCTCCACCACGCGCTACAACGTGACGACGCTGCGCTGCCAGTTCAAGTTCTAG
- a CDS encoding APC family permease: MSMWSTLKRLLVGKPIATKHAHHERLPIIFGLPVFASDALSSVAYASEEILLVLVLAASATQLRPESLLYLVPISLALIALLWIVVFSYIQTIQAYPQGGGSYRVSSENLGPWFGLVAGAALLIGYVLTVAVSVSAGAAAIVSMAPELQPFGAAMASFAVLVLMILNLRGAKESGIIFAVPTYSFVVLVLALVGWGFYKGTAGGHPPQPHTLPLGHEPSLALGAYLLIRAFAAGCTALTGTEAIADGVQAFRPPEAKNASRTLLLMAALLTSLVLGISWSAQHFGITPMDFHEEGYRTVVAQIAFAVWGEGPGSFAILTVTAMILFLAANTGFADFPRLSQFIARDGYLPRQLTSVGDKLVYQNGIIVLAVLSVALILLFNANTHSLIPLYAAGVFLSFTLSQSGMVAKWVRAKQVTWKTYVSAFGALTTGLVTLILLVTRFAEGAYILLIALSVMMVVFWGIRRHYLYLANQLSLRPRDALVPVKTTVLLLAPRLHRGILQAIAYAKSMAEDCRAIHVTLDPATVDQVKSDWNRFGADIPLVILESPYRSLIEPITDYIDQYLAEEPDHIITVIVPQAVPKRWWQGLLHNNAAVGLKMALRSRKNVVITNVRYFLK, encoded by the coding sequence ATGAGTATGTGGAGCACTTTGAAGCGGCTGCTGGTGGGCAAGCCGATCGCGACGAAGCATGCGCACCACGAACGGCTCCCGATCATCTTCGGCCTTCCCGTCTTCGCTTCCGACGCGCTCTCTTCGGTCGCGTACGCCAGCGAGGAGATCCTCCTCGTGCTGGTGTTGGCCGCTTCGGCAACCCAGCTTCGGCCCGAGTCGCTGCTCTACCTCGTCCCCATTTCGCTGGCCCTCATCGCGTTGCTGTGGATCGTGGTGTTCAGCTACATCCAGACGATCCAGGCCTACCCGCAGGGCGGCGGCTCGTACCGCGTCTCGTCCGAAAACCTCGGTCCCTGGTTCGGGCTCGTCGCGGGCGCGGCGCTCCTGATCGGCTACGTCCTCACGGTCGCGGTGTCCGTCTCGGCCGGCGCGGCCGCCATCGTTTCGATGGCCCCCGAGCTGCAGCCCTTCGGGGCGGCGATGGCCAGCTTCGCGGTGCTCGTGCTCATGATCCTGAACCTGCGCGGGGCGAAGGAGAGCGGGATCATCTTCGCGGTGCCGACCTACTCGTTCGTCGTGCTCGTGCTCGCCCTCGTGGGTTGGGGCTTCTACAAGGGCACCGCCGGAGGGCATCCGCCCCAGCCGCATACCCTGCCCCTCGGCCACGAGCCCAGCCTGGCCCTCGGCGCTTACCTGCTCATCCGGGCCTTCGCCGCCGGGTGCACCGCGCTGACCGGCACCGAGGCGATCGCAGACGGGGTTCAGGCGTTCCGCCCCCCGGAGGCCAAGAACGCCTCCCGCACGCTGCTGCTGATGGCCGCGCTGCTCACGTCCCTGGTGCTCGGCATCAGTTGGAGCGCCCAGCACTTCGGCATCACCCCCATGGACTTCCACGAGGAGGGCTACCGAACCGTCGTGGCGCAGATCGCGTTCGCCGTGTGGGGGGAGGGGCCGGGCTCCTTTGCGATCCTTACAGTCACGGCCATGATCCTGTTCCTCGCGGCGAACACCGGGTTCGCCGACTTCCCGCGCCTCTCTCAGTTCATCGCGCGCGACGGATACCTTCCCCGCCAGCTCACCTCGGTCGGCGACAAGCTCGTCTACCAGAACGGCATCATCGTGCTGGCCGTGCTCTCCGTCGCGCTGATTCTGCTCTTCAACGCGAACACGCACTCGCTCATCCCGCTCTACGCCGCGGGCGTCTTCCTCTCGTTCACGCTCAGCCAGTCCGGCATGGTCGCCAAGTGGGTGCGCGCCAAGCAGGTCACGTGGAAGACGTACGTGAGCGCATTCGGCGCCCTCACCACGGGCCTCGTGACGCTGATCCTGCTGGTCACGCGCTTCGCCGAAGGCGCGTACATCCTGCTCATCGCGCTGTCAGTGATGATGGTCGTGTTCTGGGGCATCCGAAGGCACTACCTGTACCTGGCGAACCAGCTTTCGCTCCGCCCCCGCGACGCCCTCGTGCCGGTCAAAACCACCGTCCTCCTCCTCGCCCCACGCCTGCACCGGGGCATCCTGCAGGCCATCGCGTACGCGAAATCGATGGCCGAGGACTGCCGCGCGATCCACGTGACCCTGGACCCCGCGACCGTCGATCAAGTGAAGAGCGATTGGAACCGGTTCGGGGCGGACATTCCGCTCGTGATCCTCGAATCGCCCTACCGATCGCTGATCGAACCCATCACGGACTACATCGACCAGTATCTCGCAGAGGAGCCCGACCACATCATCACAGTCATCGTGCCCCAGGCCGTGCCCAAGCGGTGGTGGCAGGGCCTGCTGCACAACAACGCGGCGGTGGGGCTCAAGATGGCCCTGCGCAGCCGCAAGAACGTCGTGATCACCAACGTGAGGTACTTCCTGAAATGA
- a CDS encoding glycoside hydrolase: protein MHGIARASLALVALALGGQQAPFKNVQVGPLEGNGTGFEPSVAVSRKNPRNILTATMQTAVSTANRGESWRSVPMKSSLGEAGDPALLSDADGNFYFFHLSNGSQPNGWLDRIVCQKSKDGGLTWSDGASIGFNHPADQDKAWPAAHPTKPFLCVSWTQFDKYGSRAPTDHSNILFSASGDAGETWSPAVRINDLSGDCLDGDDTTEGAVPAIDAAGNVYVAWSLSGTLYFDRSADGGKTWLKKDVVVGPQVGGWDMTIPGIGRANGMPVLMVDNSKGPHAGTLYILWADQRAGENDTDVFLTRSTDRGDTWSKPLRVNKDGPGKHQFFPWLAVDDATGYLYAVYYDRRAYDDLRTDVVVAHSTDGGATFKETVVSEKPFTPGTGAFFGDYNNISAHRGTIVPIWTRMDGRRTTVWTTILSHEDLVSGAPARR from the coding sequence ATGCATGGGATCGCTCGCGCGTCGCTCGCCCTGGTTGCGCTGGCCCTTGGAGGACAGCAGGCTCCCTTCAAAAACGTCCAGGTCGGGCCGCTGGAAGGCAATGGGACCGGGTTCGAACCCAGCGTCGCCGTCAGCCGCAAGAACCCGCGCAACATCCTGACCGCCACCATGCAGACCGCGGTGTCCACCGCCAACCGAGGCGAGTCGTGGCGGTCGGTTCCCATGAAGTCCAGCCTCGGCGAGGCGGGAGACCCCGCGCTCCTCTCCGACGCCGATGGCAATTTCTACTTCTTCCACCTCTCCAACGGCAGCCAACCGAACGGGTGGCTTGACCGCATCGTGTGCCAGAAGTCCAAAGACGGGGGCCTGACGTGGTCCGACGGCGCGTCGATCGGGTTCAACCACCCCGCCGATCAGGACAAGGCGTGGCCGGCCGCCCACCCGACGAAACCGTTCCTATGCGTCTCGTGGACGCAGTTCGACAAGTACGGCTCGCGCGCCCCGACCGACCACTCCAATATCCTGTTTAGCGCGAGCGGCGACGCGGGCGAGACGTGGAGTCCCGCGGTGAGGATCAACGACCTCTCCGGAGACTGCTTGGACGGCGACGACACGACCGAAGGCGCCGTCCCGGCCATCGACGCGGCGGGCAACGTCTACGTGGCGTGGTCGCTGAGCGGAACGCTCTACTTCGACCGCAGCGCGGACGGAGGCAAGACGTGGCTGAAGAAGGACGTCGTCGTCGGCCCCCAGGTCGGCGGGTGGGACATGACGATTCCCGGCATCGGGCGCGCCAACGGGATGCCCGTCCTCATGGTGGACAACAGCAAAGGACCCCACGCGGGAACGCTCTACATCCTGTGGGCCGACCAGCGGGCGGGCGAAAACGACACCGACGTGTTTCTCACGCGATCGACCGACCGGGGCGACACGTGGTCCAAACCCCTGCGCGTGAACAAGGACGGCCCCGGCAAGCACCAGTTCTTCCCGTGGCTGGCCGTGGACGATGCCACGGGCTACCTCTACGCGGTCTACTACGACCGCCGCGCCTACGACGACCTTCGAACCGACGTCGTGGTGGCGCACTCGACCGACGGGGGCGCCACGTTCAAGGAGACCGTGGTCAGCGAGAAGCCGTTCACCCCGGGGACCGGCGCGTTCTTCGGCGACTACAACAACATCTCCGCCCACCGGGGCACGATCGTGCCGATCTGGACGCGCATGGACGGGCGGCGCACGACGGTGTGGACGACGATCCTCTCGCACGAGGATCTCGTGTCGGGGGCGCCCGCCCGCCGGTAG